DNA from Terriglobales bacterium:
GTCTTGGCTGACGGCTGATGGCTACTGCTTGAAATTGAACGTCGTCACCACGGCCTTCCACCCGCCCCGCTCGCGCCGATACACGGTGAGATAGAAGCCGGACGCCGTCTGCGACTTGCCGTCCGCCGAGGTGACGGTGTTCGTCCACTCGCCGCCGTCGTAGAGCAGCTCGCCGACGCGCTGGCTGCGGATGGAGGTCAGGGTCAGCTTGCGGCTGGTTTCGCGCGCCAAGCCCACTGCGAAGTACTTGCGATGCGCCTCGCGC
Protein-coding regions in this window:
- a CDS encoding DUF4440 domain-containing protein; this translates as MPAAVDPEPDVQRMNDAYCAAYNAGDLGKLLAFLAEDAMTLSPDQAPVRGREAHRKYFAVGLARETSRKLTLTSIRSQRVGELLYDGGEWTNTVTSADGKSQTASGFYLTVYRRERGGWKAVVTTFNFKQ